The following coding sequences lie in one Sphingopyxis macrogoltabida genomic window:
- a CDS encoding TauD/TfdA dioxygenase family protein, giving the protein MATKARIEVKPVAGALGAEIRGVDLHQPLDEDTRLALRKALLDHLVIFFPEQNLDNVALKRFGKSWGELVTYDFSPTLDEDADVVELAASAGKTADVWHTDLTHQPNPPLGSVVTMVKLPAVGGDTMWLNQYLTYEGLSAPVRQFVDGLTALHEYPEDLKKNIKRAGADPGRGAEVPVVCTHPETGRRFLYVNRMYTTRIPQLSPSESKAVLEMLFTHCEDPRNVVRYRWSEGTTAVWDNRCTQHCVVNDFVGERIIRRVTIGGGEVAGDASPWENYEPRAPSVRSMMGLG; this is encoded by the coding sequence ATGGCGACGAAAGCAAGGATCGAAGTTAAACCCGTAGCGGGCGCCCTCGGTGCCGAAATTCGCGGCGTTGATCTGCATCAGCCGCTCGACGAGGACACGCGGCTCGCGCTGCGTAAGGCGCTGCTCGACCATCTCGTGATCTTTTTCCCCGAACAGAATCTCGACAATGTGGCGCTGAAGCGGTTCGGCAAATCCTGGGGAGAACTGGTCACCTATGATTTCTCGCCAACCCTCGACGAGGACGCCGATGTGGTCGAACTTGCGGCCTCGGCAGGCAAGACCGCAGACGTGTGGCATACCGATCTGACCCACCAGCCCAATCCGCCGCTGGGTTCGGTGGTCACGATGGTGAAATTGCCTGCCGTCGGCGGCGACACGATGTGGCTGAATCAGTATCTGACCTATGAAGGCCTCTCGGCGCCGGTTCGCCAGTTTGTCGATGGCTTGACAGCGCTCCACGAATATCCCGAGGATCTCAAGAAGAACATCAAGCGCGCAGGCGCCGATCCCGGCCGCGGTGCCGAGGTGCCTGTCGTTTGTACGCATCCCGAAACGGGGCGCCGCTTCCTCTATGTGAATCGCATGTACACCACCAGAATCCCGCAGCTTTCTCCATCGGAGAGCAAGGCGGTGCTTGAAATGTTGTTCACGCATTGCGAAGATCCCCGCAACGTGGTCCGCTATCGTTGGAGCGAAGGGACGACGGCCGTCTGGGACAATCGCTGTACGCAACACTGCGTGGTCAATGATTTCGTCGGCGAACGCATCATCCGGCGGGTCACGATCGGCGGCGGCGAAGTCGCAGGGGATGCGAGCCCTTGGGAGAATTATGAACCGCGGGCGCCTTCGGTACGGTCGATGATGGGACTGGGCTGA
- a CDS encoding phytanoyl-CoA dioxygenase family protein, whose product MMEISELEKARPPKVREPRYASDRQRFFKERGWIMIEDILTPDEVREARAELERIESGELEVTYKPGKSAVAYQSTGKYSKVADKTLDPSRYSEVFRKITRSPVVADIVKEVTGLQSIRLFGDQVIRKSPEAEGGIGSGVHQDLPFYPLDRAGGCVMWVALDDLPDTAGTLRFIEGSHKWGPVGRRQNVAGWLADHPEDEALTTEPFALKAGSCTIHDILTLHGTSPNRWDRPRVGYMMSFIPADTRFTGMPSRWTDGLGLEIDGFLDHEYFPVVG is encoded by the coding sequence ATGATGGAAATATCGGAGCTGGAGAAGGCGCGCCCGCCAAAGGTTCGCGAGCCTCGTTATGCGTCCGACCGGCAGCGCTTCTTCAAGGAGCGCGGATGGATCATGATCGAGGACATCCTGACGCCCGACGAGGTGCGTGAAGCACGCGCCGAACTCGAGCGGATTGAGAGCGGCGAACTCGAAGTCACCTACAAGCCGGGCAAGAGCGCGGTCGCCTATCAGAGCACCGGCAAATATTCGAAGGTTGCCGACAAGACGCTCGATCCCAGCCGCTACAGCGAGGTCTTTCGCAAGATCACGCGGTCGCCGGTCGTCGCCGATATCGTCAAGGAGGTAACCGGCCTCCAGTCGATCCGGTTGTTCGGCGATCAGGTCATCCGCAAATCGCCTGAGGCTGAGGGAGGGATCGGCAGCGGGGTCCATCAGGACTTGCCCTTCTATCCGCTCGACCGCGCTGGCGGCTGCGTCATGTGGGTGGCGCTCGACGATCTTCCCGATACCGCGGGAACGCTGCGCTTCATCGAAGGGTCGCACAAATGGGGGCCGGTGGGCCGGCGGCAGAATGTAGCCGGCTGGCTCGCCGATCACCCCGAGGACGAAGCGCTGACGACCGAGCCGTTCGCGCTCAAGGCGGGCAGCTGCACAATCCACGATATATTGACGTTGCATGGCACGTCGCCCAATCGCTGGGACAGGCCGCGCGTCGGCTATATGATGTCCTTCATTCCGGCCGATACCCGCTTTACGGGCATGCCGTCGCGCTGGACCGATGGTCTTGGGCTCGAGATCGACGGATTTCTCGATCACGAATATTTCCCCGTCGTCGGCTGA
- a CDS encoding VOC family protein yields the protein MPSYKLDHRHLSVEDVEGTAQFYETVFGARRIYAELVRGVPVIRLNLQGLWLTVSGELDPLIGHHIGFEVDDFDAAVADMREKGVEFITEPKDHGAAKVAFVRDNAGTIIEVIQRLEQPSYKTMV from the coding sequence ATGCCCAGCTACAAGCTTGATCACCGGCATCTTTCAGTCGAAGATGTCGAAGGCACCGCGCAATTCTACGAGACAGTATTCGGTGCCAGGCGCATCTATGCCGAACTCGTCCGCGGCGTGCCTGTCATTCGGCTGAACCTCCAAGGCCTCTGGCTGACGGTGTCGGGTGAACTCGATCCGCTTATCGGGCACCACATCGGCTTTGAAGTCGACGATTTCGATGCCGCCGTGGCCGACATGCGCGAGAAGGGTGTCGAGTTCATTACCGAGCCGAAAGACCATGGTGCGGCAAAGGTTGCGTTCGTTCGCGACAATGCCGGCACGATCATCGAAGTGATCCAGCGGCTCGAACAGCCGTCCTATAAGACAATGGTCTGA
- a CDS encoding GMC family oxidoreductase — protein MFEADYIVVGGGSAGSVVAARLSEDPGTKVLLLEAGGDGRGFWVDMPVGCVNLIGNPKTDWCYVTEPDSTINNRKIIWNAGKMLGGGGGVNGQVYIRGQRSDYDGWEALGCTGWSFNEVQTYFKKGESWEAKGDSQAHGHHGNLSVSRPYERHPNPIAPLFLEAAQHAGLPFLDDYCEGNIEGAAYSLATQHRGRRCSPSKAYLEPAAKRPNLQVLTHCEVEQILFTEGRATGVRVRRRDGSFTTHSARREIILCAGATQSPTLLMRSGIGPAAHLRDMGIPLQVESPGVGQNLMEHPLIRLRWLVDVPTFNSQIQTLPQRARHFLKYMVTRNGILSSSLVQALAGAKSDPALDHPDIVLELLTFIFDTTKPPLRGGDGTAFLFPLQKKPASGLMAMITRPYSRGEIKLKSRSIDDHPLIYTNLLGDERDLETLVRAGKLIEKIFASPGLSEHVVDRLDPEMKSDDEWRAFVKETAGVSYHAAGTCRMGADPASVVDPQLRVRGVDGLRVVDTSIMPTQVSANTNAAAMMIGERASAFILEGSGARAKPLAAVA, from the coding sequence ATGTTCGAAGCGGATTATATCGTCGTCGGTGGTGGCAGTGCGGGCAGCGTCGTCGCGGCGCGACTATCTGAGGATCCGGGAACGAAAGTTCTGTTGCTCGAGGCAGGAGGCGACGGACGGGGTTTCTGGGTCGACATGCCGGTGGGCTGCGTCAACCTGATCGGCAACCCCAAGACTGACTGGTGCTATGTTACCGAGCCGGACAGCACCATCAACAATCGCAAGATCATCTGGAACGCCGGAAAAATGCTCGGCGGCGGTGGCGGCGTCAACGGCCAGGTCTATATTCGCGGTCAGCGCAGCGACTATGACGGCTGGGAAGCGCTGGGCTGTACGGGCTGGTCGTTCAATGAGGTGCAAACATATTTCAAGAAGGGTGAAAGCTGGGAAGCCAAGGGTGATTCGCAGGCGCACGGCCACCACGGCAATCTGTCGGTGAGCCGTCCCTATGAGCGGCACCCCAATCCGATCGCGCCCCTTTTCCTCGAGGCGGCGCAGCATGCGGGACTGCCCTTTCTCGATGATTATTGCGAAGGCAATATCGAAGGCGCCGCCTATTCGCTCGCGACGCAGCATCGCGGGCGCCGCTGCAGCCCTTCGAAAGCCTATCTCGAACCGGCGGCGAAGCGGCCGAACCTGCAGGTGCTTACCCATTGCGAGGTCGAACAGATTCTGTTCACCGAAGGCCGTGCCACGGGCGTGCGCGTGCGTCGCCGCGACGGCAGTTTCACGACCCACTCCGCCCGGCGCGAGATCATCCTCTGTGCCGGCGCAACACAATCGCCAACCCTGCTGATGCGATCGGGCATCGGCCCGGCGGCCCATCTGCGCGACATGGGCATTCCGCTCCAGGTCGAGAGCCCCGGCGTCGGGCAAAATCTCATGGAGCACCCGTTGATCAGGCTTCGCTGGCTTGTCGACGTGCCGACATTCAACTCGCAAATCCAGACCTTGCCGCAGCGCGCGCGTCATTTTCTCAAATATATGGTCACGCGCAACGGCATATTGTCATCGTCGCTGGTCCAGGCGCTGGCCGGTGCCAAATCGGATCCTGCGCTCGATCATCCCGACATCGTCCTCGAACTGCTGACCTTCATTTTCGACACGACCAAGCCGCCGCTTCGGGGCGGCGACGGCACCGCCTTCCTGTTCCCGTTGCAGAAAAAGCCCGCATCGGGGCTGATGGCGATGATTACACGTCCCTACAGCCGCGGCGAGATCAAGCTGAAGTCGCGATCAATCGACGATCATCCTCTGATCTACACCAATTTGCTTGGAGACGAGCGCGACCTCGAAACGCTCGTCCGGGCCGGCAAGCTGATCGAGAAGATTTTCGCGAGCCCTGGCCTTTCCGAACATGTCGTCGACCGACTCGATCCGGAAATGAAAAGTGACGATGAATGGCGCGCATTCGTGAAGGAAACTGCGGGGGTCAGCTATCATGCCGCGGGAACGTGCCGCATGGGCGCCGACCCGGCATCGGTCGTCGACCCCCAGCTGCGCGTCCGAGGCGTCGATGGGCTGCGCGTGGTCGATACGTCGATTATGCCGACCCAGGTAAGCGCCAACACCAATGCCGCCGCCATGATGATCGGCGAGCGGGCCTCGGCGTTTATCCTTGAGGGCAGCGGGGCTCGTGCTAAGCCGCTCGCGGCCGTCGCATGA
- a CDS encoding sugar phosphate isomerase/epimerase family protein, with protein sequence MVQTLGIDNLTAARMLPPDIIRAAAAAEVHSVGLWLAPFLGGPAQERPILTDKAMRGLTTQALRDHGVTCHLTSGWLLVPDSTIDDYRRKLDVSAELGARYLCVVSRDPDMLRATDNAAALCDLAAAAGMLVALEFSPNTEIAALGDAVRFIETVSREQMKLVIDALHLERTGGTAVEVAALPPGLLAFMQICDGPRGWFGRDAYRHESIFERMLPGQGEFPLQALLDAMPQEDFLVTAEVPLQRLEEQGVDDAARIKMVADATRSLRAFR encoded by the coding sequence ATGGTGCAGACACTTGGGATCGACAATCTGACGGCTGCCCGCATGCTGCCGCCCGACATCATTCGCGCCGCGGCGGCAGCCGAGGTGCACTCGGTAGGCCTCTGGCTGGCGCCTTTTCTTGGGGGTCCTGCGCAGGAGCGCCCAATTCTCACCGACAAGGCGATGCGCGGTCTAACGACGCAGGCGCTTCGCGATCACGGCGTCACCTGTCATCTTACATCGGGCTGGCTGCTCGTGCCCGATTCGACGATCGACGACTATCGCCGAAAGCTCGATGTGTCGGCTGAACTGGGCGCGCGATATCTTTGCGTCGTCAGCCGCGACCCCGATATGCTGCGCGCGACTGATAATGCCGCGGCGCTCTGCGACCTGGCCGCGGCTGCGGGCATGCTCGTCGCTCTCGAATTTTCGCCCAATACCGAGATTGCCGCGCTCGGCGATGCCGTCCGGTTCATCGAGACGGTATCGCGCGAGCAAATGAAACTGGTGATCGATGCCTTGCACCTCGAGCGGACGGGTGGAACGGCGGTGGAGGTTGCCGCGCTTCCGCCGGGTCTCCTGGCCTTCATGCAGATCTGCGACGGGCCGCGCGGATGGTTCGGCCGCGATGCCTATCGGCACGAATCAATCTTCGAGCGGATGCTCCCGGGGCAAGGCGAATTTCCGCTGCAAGCCCTGCTGGACGCGATGCCGCAGGAGGATTTTCTAGTGACCGCAGAAGTCCCGCTGCAAAGGCTTGAAGAGCAGGGGGTGGACGATGCGGCTCGCATAAAAATGGTCGCCGACGCCACGCGGAGCCTGCGCGCGTTCAGATGA
- a CDS encoding MFS transporter yields the protein MTDATTLPRRVALEPFRIPVFRTLWIATFFSNMGGLIQFVGASWLMASLTDSPQMIALVQTATSLPIVLLALPGGALADSTDKRRIMLAIQSFLLLISLALAIFTAAGWITPALLLVATFLVGGGAALNQPAWQASVADIVPRAILPNAIAMNSMGFNLARSIGPALGGVLLGLGGAALAFAVNALSYVGLLTALARWRTTHNPGDLPRETMSTAIIAGVRYAAMSPTLRTVLARCVLFGFSATAIPALTALVARDVMRGGPVVYGSLLGAFGFGAVLGALQLGRARASMQIETIARLGSLAFAMALIVIARSNHIGLTLPAFAVAGACWLITLSTFSVTVQMAVPRWVVARAIALFQVSLFAGMTVGSWCWGEMAARFGTGDALAMAAGGMLLSLVAGGYFRLPNAEELNLDPLRDFDPPQTDVTIGERSGPIVISIHYRIDRKDIPAFLDAIAQRRRVRMRDGVRNWMLLRDLHDEQIWIERYETVTWIAYVRSVRRLTVADADIGDRLLQLHREAEPPLVYRSLKWQTSPKATGTMVASDEII from the coding sequence ATGACCGACGCCACGACACTGCCGCGCCGTGTCGCCCTCGAACCGTTCCGCATTCCGGTGTTTCGCACGCTCTGGATCGCCACATTTTTCAGCAACATGGGCGGACTAATCCAGTTCGTCGGCGCTTCATGGTTGATGGCTTCGCTGACCGATTCTCCGCAGATGATCGCCTTGGTGCAGACGGCGACCTCGTTACCGATCGTTCTCCTTGCCTTGCCCGGAGGTGCGCTGGCCGACAGCACCGACAAACGGCGCATCATGCTCGCCATCCAGTCCTTCCTGCTACTGATTTCGCTCGCGCTTGCCATTTTCACCGCCGCAGGCTGGATCACGCCGGCACTGCTCCTGGTCGCAACCTTCCTCGTAGGCGGCGGCGCTGCGCTCAACCAGCCGGCATGGCAGGCGTCGGTGGCGGACATCGTACCCCGTGCGATCCTTCCGAACGCGATCGCGATGAATTCGATGGGCTTCAACCTTGCGCGCTCGATCGGGCCGGCGCTCGGCGGCGTTTTGCTCGGCCTCGGTGGCGCCGCCCTCGCGTTCGCGGTCAATGCCTTGAGCTACGTCGGATTGCTCACAGCGCTCGCGCGCTGGCGCACCACCCACAATCCCGGAGATTTGCCGCGCGAAACCATGTCGACGGCGATCATCGCCGGCGTCCGTTACGCAGCAATGTCACCCACGCTTCGCACAGTGCTCGCACGCTGCGTCCTGTTCGGCTTCTCCGCGACCGCGATCCCTGCGCTGACGGCGCTGGTTGCCCGCGACGTCATGCGCGGCGGCCCCGTCGTCTACGGGAGCCTGCTCGGAGCCTTCGGCTTTGGTGCTGTCCTCGGCGCGCTGCAGCTTGGCCGCGCGCGCGCGTCGATGCAGATCGAGACGATTGCCCGCCTCGGTTCGCTCGCCTTCGCCATGGCCCTGATCGTCATCGCGCGCAGCAACCATATCGGGCTGACCCTGCCCGCCTTTGCCGTGGCCGGCGCCTGCTGGCTCATAACGCTGTCTACGTTCAGCGTCACGGTGCAGATGGCGGTGCCGCGCTGGGTCGTCGCACGGGCCATCGCTCTTTTCCAGGTCTCGCTCTTCGCGGGCATGACGGTCGGCAGTTGGTGCTGGGGCGAAATGGCGGCGCGCTTTGGAACGGGAGACGCATTGGCGATGGCTGCGGGCGGGATGCTCCTGTCGCTTGTGGCAGGGGGATATTTTCGCCTGCCGAACGCTGAAGAGCTCAACCTCGATCCGCTGCGCGACTTCGATCCTCCACAAACCGATGTGACGATCGGTGAACGCAGCGGGCCGATCGTGATTTCGATCCACTACCGGATCGACCGGAAGGACATTCCCGCTTTTCTCGATGCGATCGCCCAGCGGCGACGCGTGCGGATGCGCGATGGCGTGCGCAACTGGATGCTGCTGCGCGACCTTCACGACGAGCAGATCTGGATCGAACGCTATGAAACCGTGACCTGGATTGCCTATGTGCGAAGTGTGCGGCGACTGACGGTCGCCGATGCCGATATCGGAGACAGGCTGCTCCAGCTGCATCGCGAGGCAGAGCCGCCGCTTGTTTACCGCAGCCTCAAGTGGCAGACATCTCCCAAGGCTACGGGCACGATGGTCGCCTCGGACGAGATCATCTGA
- a CDS encoding TonB-dependent receptor produces MAKRFITRKSALLTATASMLVAAPAWAQDAQTDTAPQATGNEVPSDGDIIVTARKRSETSIAVPVVITAVGGAELERRGVNSLDGLARLVPALIIGDASGSLQGGNVAIRGIGGADNNPLGDQAVSFNIDGVQIARSTVRRMSEMDIAQVEVLKGPQALFFGKNSPGGIISVRSADPTDSFAAKLSTGYEFNANEWRTDGFVSGPITDSLGVRFAASTSQMDGWLTRLVPDGSPYAPRHKTGPHTSDYAGRLTLLYDDGGPFNARLKLSYHHVQGDGNYSGQQFIDCPLGAPQPLSAAIVNDCKADGRTTTGDSGPTFAAVLPQFGDGRGRNKQNQMLGSLEMNYDVLENVTLTSVTGYYDTFFNNVSNFTTTYAPSRVSAVYFRLDIREFNQELRLTSDFDGPVNFTFGGFYQNSKAEDEIRAYLFPVGTVTGTSLLFKQRGETYSAFGQLRWQIVPTVEFAAGGRYSSETKKLPYVALGQPLVQVNPAVNEAKFDDFSPEATLSWRPNSRFTLFGAYKRGFLSGGFNTSSTTFGPEIVYQPETVKGFEVGAKALVLDDRLRTNLSLYRYKISDLQVSTAVNTLIQLRNATSSTVKGAEFDFNYRTPLEGFNINGAVAYTHARYGAYFATCWGGQPQPACQVRLNPSTGVSGLSQDLSGAQLVRAPDWSGNLGFSYDTPVGGLKLGVTGNMTFTSGFFTDAANKPGGRQDAYQLFDATLRIGDPDDRWELALIGKNLTNKYYYTRSLDNPLSGAGTGGPAANAITSDTASIVARPREIMLRATIRFGQ; encoded by the coding sequence ATGGCTAAGCGTTTCATTACCAGGAAATCAGCTCTTCTGACGGCGACGGCTTCGATGCTCGTCGCGGCGCCGGCGTGGGCACAGGATGCCCAGACCGACACAGCGCCCCAGGCAACCGGGAACGAAGTTCCATCGGACGGCGATATCATCGTCACGGCGCGCAAGCGCTCCGAGACATCGATTGCCGTACCGGTCGTGATCACCGCGGTCGGCGGTGCGGAACTCGAACGCCGCGGCGTCAACAGCCTCGATGGTCTGGCACGCTTGGTCCCGGCGTTGATCATTGGCGATGCGAGTGGCTCGCTTCAGGGCGGTAACGTGGCGATCCGGGGTATCGGGGGTGCGGACAACAATCCGCTTGGCGACCAGGCGGTGTCCTTCAACATCGATGGCGTGCAGATCGCCCGGTCGACCGTCCGCCGTATGTCCGAAATGGATATTGCCCAGGTCGAAGTCCTGAAGGGACCGCAGGCGCTGTTCTTCGGAAAAAACAGCCCCGGCGGCATCATCTCGGTCCGGTCGGCCGATCCGACCGACAGCTTTGCGGCGAAATTGTCGACGGGCTACGAGTTCAATGCGAACGAGTGGCGTACCGACGGATTCGTCTCTGGTCCGATCACGGATTCGCTCGGCGTACGCTTCGCGGCATCAACCTCTCAAATGGATGGCTGGCTCACGCGCCTCGTGCCCGATGGCTCTCCCTATGCGCCGCGGCACAAAACTGGGCCTCACACGAGCGACTATGCGGGACGATTGACCCTTCTTTACGACGACGGCGGGCCATTCAACGCCCGGCTCAAATTATCCTATCACCATGTCCAGGGCGACGGAAACTACTCGGGACAACAATTCATCGATTGCCCGCTTGGTGCCCCGCAGCCGCTCAGCGCGGCGATCGTCAACGACTGCAAGGCCGATGGGCGAACGACGACGGGTGATTCCGGTCCCACCTTTGCGGCTGTATTGCCGCAGTTCGGCGACGGACGGGGCCGTAACAAGCAAAACCAGATGCTCGGCAGCCTCGAAATGAACTACGACGTTCTCGAGAACGTGACGCTGACGTCGGTGACGGGCTATTACGACACCTTCTTCAACAATGTCTCCAACTTCACGACGACCTATGCTCCGTCGCGAGTGTCTGCTGTCTACTTCCGGCTGGATATTCGCGAGTTTAATCAGGAATTGCGCCTGACGAGCGATTTTGACGGCCCGGTCAATTTCACCTTCGGCGGCTTCTATCAGAACTCCAAGGCCGAGGACGAGATCCGGGCGTACCTCTTTCCGGTGGGTACCGTGACCGGAACGAGCTTGCTGTTTAAACAACGGGGCGAAACTTACTCGGCATTCGGACAGCTGCGCTGGCAGATCGTTCCGACGGTCGAATTTGCGGCCGGTGGTCGCTATAGCTCGGAAACGAAGAAGCTGCCTTATGTTGCACTGGGTCAGCCGCTGGTGCAGGTAAATCCCGCGGTCAACGAAGCAAAATTTGACGACTTCTCGCCGGAGGCGACCCTGTCATGGAGACCCAATTCGCGTTTCACGCTCTTCGGGGCCTACAAGCGTGGCTTCCTCTCGGGCGGATTCAATACCAGCTCGACAACCTTCGGCCCCGAAATCGTCTATCAGCCCGAGACTGTGAAGGGGTTCGAGGTCGGCGCAAAGGCCCTCGTTCTCGACGATCGTCTTCGGACCAATCTCTCGCTCTATCGTTACAAGATCAGCGACCTTCAGGTGTCGACCGCGGTCAATACGCTGATCCAGCTCCGTAATGCGACCTCGTCGACCGTCAAGGGCGCGGAGTTTGATTTCAATTATCGGACGCCGCTTGAGGGCTTCAATATCAACGGCGCCGTGGCCTATACCCATGCGCGCTACGGTGCTTATTTCGCGACCTGCTGGGGTGGCCAGCCGCAGCCGGCGTGCCAGGTCCGGCTCAATCCCTCGACCGGCGTCTCCGGGCTTTCGCAGGACTTGAGCGGAGCACAACTCGTGCGCGCGCCCGATTGGTCGGGTAATCTGGGCTTCAGTTATGATACGCCCGTGGGCGGACTCAAGCTTGGCGTGACCGGCAATATGACGTTCACCAGTGGCTTCTTCACCGATGCCGCGAACAAGCCGGGTGGGCGGCAGGACGCCTACCAGCTGTTCGACGCCACCTTGCGCATCGGCGACCCCGATGATCGTTGGGAACTGGCGTTGATCGGCAAGAATCTGACGAACAAATATTATTATACGCGTTCGTTGGACAATCCGCTCAGCGGGGCCGGAACTGGGGGCCCGGCCGCCAATGCGATTACCAGCGACACGGCGTCGATTGTCGCCCGGCCGCGTGAAATCATGTTGAGAGCAACGATCCGCTTCGGGCAATAA
- a CDS encoding ferredoxin has protein sequence MKVKIDFKRCAGHARCMEEAPDVFGYNNTTNFTFVHRGADLEANRAAIDLAIMACPEQAISWVDDNAMSVEDAAEGLD, from the coding sequence ATGAAGGTCAAGATCGATTTCAAACGTTGCGCCGGGCACGCGCGTTGCATGGAAGAAGCACCGGACGTGTTTGGCTACAACAACACGACCAACTTCACATTCGTGCATCGCGGTGCCGACTTGGAGGCCAATAGGGCGGCGATCGACCTGGCCATCATGGCGTGCCCCGAGCAGGCGATCAGCTGGGTTGATGACAACGCCATGAGCGTGGAAGATGCGGCTGAAGGCCTCGATTGA
- a CDS encoding cytochrome P450, whose protein sequence is MAEMAEKEDFKFDFDHYDDESAYSPYGRWEEMRSKCPVAWSEKNGGYFILSKYNDISEAIRNTGTFSSAGGVTIPPKPVPKLPPNEFDPPVHGMYRRIVNPLFSPERVAENRPWMRAIARDYTQRMLKQDAFDVSIDCAMQVTQDVTQRLLGIVDAPDDMKRCAEDLVLMRGNAEESGAKLVELLNLEIDKRRTAPGDDVISTLLSASYDGKRPLTDHEIVHTSLLILLAGLDTTTSAIGGAVWYMLKHPEIREQLLGADQRTWRLALDEFVRWTSPAQGTARTLAHETEVNGCPMHSGERIFFLVASGNRDEEEFPNPDEIVIDRFPNRHLAFGMGPHRCLGSHVAKAILQDVLEGLLEGLHNFRIKSDDDVVWEASNVRGIRSLPVVRI, encoded by the coding sequence ATGGCAGAAATGGCTGAAAAAGAGGACTTCAAGTTCGATTTCGATCACTATGACGATGAATCGGCGTACTCCCCCTACGGCCGCTGGGAGGAAATGCGGAGCAAGTGCCCGGTCGCTTGGTCGGAGAAGAATGGCGGTTATTTCATCCTCTCCAAATATAACGATATCAGCGAAGCGATCCGCAATACCGGGACCTTCTCCAGCGCCGGCGGCGTGACGATACCGCCCAAGCCGGTACCGAAGCTGCCGCCGAACGAATTCGATCCGCCCGTACATGGAATGTATAGGCGGATCGTCAATCCGCTATTCTCCCCCGAGAGGGTGGCCGAAAACCGGCCATGGATGCGCGCCATCGCGCGCGATTACACCCAGCGGATGCTGAAACAGGACGCTTTCGACGTTTCGATCGACTGCGCGATGCAGGTAACCCAGGACGTTACACAGCGTCTTTTGGGAATAGTGGACGCGCCTGACGACATGAAGCGCTGCGCGGAAGACCTGGTTCTCATGCGAGGCAACGCCGAAGAATCGGGCGCGAAGCTGGTGGAACTTCTGAACCTCGAAATCGACAAGCGGCGGACCGCGCCCGGCGATGACGTGATCAGCACGCTGCTGTCGGCAAGCTATGATGGAAAGCGACCCCTTACCGACCATGAAATCGTCCACACATCGCTGCTGATCCTGCTTGCCGGCCTCGACACGACGACGTCGGCGATCGGCGGCGCGGTATGGTATATGCTCAAGCATCCGGAAATCCGCGAACAGCTGCTCGGCGCCGACCAACGGACCTGGCGGCTCGCGCTCGACGAATTTGTGCGCTGGACCAGCCCGGCGCAGGGGACGGCCCGCACATTGGCGCACGAGACCGAGGTAAATGGTTGTCCGATGCACAGCGGCGAACGCATTTTCTTTCTCGTTGCGTCAGGCAACCGGGACGAAGAGGAGTTTCCCAATCCTGACGAGATCGTCATCGACCGGTTTCCGAACCGGCACCTGGCGTTCGGGATGGGACCCCATCGCTGCCTTGGTTCGCATGTCGCCAAGGCGATCCTTCAGGACGTCCTCGAGGGATTGCTCGAGGGGCTGCACAATTTCAGGATCAAGAGCGACGACGACGTCGTGTGGGAAGCCTCGAATGTGCGCGGGATCCGCAGCTTGCCGGTCGTTCGCATCTAG